From one Streptomyces sp. SCSIO 30461 genomic stretch:
- a CDS encoding Lrp/AsnC family transcriptional regulator translates to MDAVDRQLIQALRENGRASYAELGRLVGLSGPSVTDRINRLEAAGVITGYRATVDSASLGLGVTALVGISLSDAADHEDVARRLRDLAEIEDCWFIAGDDSYMLKVRAGDVDGLEKTIRRLSGTKGVSRTRTTIVLSTKWENRVGHLPEQP, encoded by the coding sequence ATGGACGCCGTGGATAGGCAGCTCATCCAGGCTCTGCGCGAGAACGGCAGGGCTTCGTACGCCGAGCTCGGCCGGCTCGTCGGACTCTCCGGTCCCTCCGTCACCGACCGCATCAACCGTCTGGAAGCCGCCGGTGTCATCACCGGCTATCGGGCCACCGTCGACTCCGCCTCGCTCGGCCTGGGTGTCACCGCGCTCGTCGGCATCTCGCTCTCCGACGCGGCCGACCACGAGGACGTGGCGCGCCGACTGCGCGACCTGGCCGAGATCGAGGACTGCTGGTTCATCGCGGGCGACGACTCGTACATGCTCAAGGTCAGGGCCGGTGACGTGGACGGCCTGGAGAAGACCATCCGCCGGCTCTCCGGGACGAAGGGCGTCTCGCGCACGCGTACGACCATCGTGCTCTCCACGAAGTGGGAGAACCGGGTCGGGCATCTGCCCGAGCAGCCCTAG
- a CDS encoding UbiX family flavin prenyltransferase, with the protein MNDANRTAQRTPWVVGVSGASGTPYAAAVLRGLLDAGESVDLVVSRASRLTLLDETGIAFRDAHWRDDLREWLSRGADGKPGTFAVADAALADVRHWSAGDLAAGPSSGSYPVRGMLIVPASTACVAGVALGLSKDLLQRAASVMLKERRKLVVALRETPLNGQTLRHLVALDEAGAVVLPASPAFYAGATHIQDLVDFVAGRVLDAAGVPHRLYRRWEGELGGAQSRSD; encoded by the coding sequence ATGAATGACGCCAACCGCACCGCCCAGCGCACCCCGTGGGTCGTCGGGGTCTCCGGGGCATCGGGCACCCCGTATGCGGCAGCCGTGCTGCGCGGGCTGCTCGACGCGGGCGAGAGCGTGGATCTGGTGGTGTCGCGCGCGTCGCGGCTCACTCTTCTGGACGAGACGGGGATCGCCTTCCGTGACGCGCACTGGCGGGACGATCTGCGCGAGTGGCTGTCCCGCGGGGCCGACGGCAAGCCGGGTACGTTCGCGGTGGCCGATGCGGCTTTGGCGGACGTACGCCACTGGTCGGCCGGGGACCTCGCCGCCGGACCGTCGTCGGGTTCGTACCCGGTCAGGGGGATGCTGATCGTGCCGGCATCCACGGCGTGTGTCGCGGGGGTGGCGCTCGGGCTCTCGAAGGACCTGCTCCAACGTGCGGCGAGCGTGATGCTGAAGGAGCGCCGCAAGCTGGTGGTCGCGTTGCGGGAGACTCCGCTGAACGGGCAGACCCTCAGGCATCTGGTGGCGCTGGACGAGGCGGGCGCAGTGGTGCTGCCCGCCTCTCCGGCGTTCTACGCGGGCGCGACGCACATCCAGGATCTGGTGGACTTCGTCGCGGGGCGGGTGCTGGACGCGGCAGGGGTGCCGCACCGGCTGTACCGCCGCTGGGAAGGGGAGCTGGGAGGTGCCCAGTCCCGTAGTGACTGA
- a CDS encoding rhomboid family intramembrane serine protease: MAAASARPSGSASGGRLAGRAATAAVLMIGWIALLWVLEIVDFATGHALDSYGVTAREPSELADILPAAFLHYGFGHVAANSVPLLVLGFLAALGAGTGRFAGVVLTVIAASGLGVWLTSPPGSVTLGASGVVFGLFGYVLARGFVDRSVRDVLIGLLVAGLYGSILWGVLPVDGGISWQAHLFGLLGGVAAAFLFRRRRVATGAAALTA, encoded by the coding sequence ATGGCAGCAGCATCCGCGAGACCGTCGGGATCGGCCTCGGGCGGCAGACTGGCCGGGCGCGCCGCCACGGCCGCCGTGCTGATGATCGGCTGGATCGCCCTGCTGTGGGTGCTGGAGATCGTCGACTTCGCCACCGGCCATGCCCTGGACTCGTACGGGGTCACCGCGCGTGAGCCGTCCGAGCTGGCGGACATCCTGCCCGCCGCCTTCCTCCACTACGGTTTCGGCCATGTCGCCGCCAACAGCGTGCCGCTGCTGGTGCTCGGCTTCCTCGCCGCGCTGGGAGCCGGAACGGGCCGGTTCGCCGGGGTCGTCCTGACCGTCATCGCGGCCTCGGGCCTCGGGGTGTGGCTGACCTCCCCTCCCGGCTCGGTCACCCTGGGCGCGTCAGGTGTCGTCTTCGGGCTGTTCGGCTATGTGCTCGCGCGTGGCTTCGTGGACCGCAGCGTCCGCGATGTGCTGATCGGACTGCTGGTGGCCGGGCTCTACGGCTCGATCCTGTGGGGCGTGCTGCCCGTCGACGGCGGGATCAGCTGGCAGGCGCATCTGTTCGGACTGCTGGGCGGCGTCGCGGCGGCGTTCCTGTTCCGCAGGCGGCGGG